The sequence GAGAAGAAGGTACAAAACAGTGATAAAATCAGAGTTAACTTGGGGCTACACTGACCTTAGTTGTTGGTATTTTGGTTTAAAAGAAGTGTTTTGATGAGAAGAGGGTAAGGTGGCTTTGTGGGTAGTGTGCTGTGCTAGGACCTGGGGTTTTGTCCAAACCTTATCCAGACATCTTGCATTACACCAAACAACTTTAAACCTTTCCTATAACTTGGGTttctctggggctgctccttcTCTACTTCACAGTCATGTTGTCCACTGCCAAGAGGAAGATGTTCAACAGCTGGTGGTGAAAGCCAGGTAAGAACAGAAAACACGACCACCAAACCAGTTGTGTGGCAATCTCGGAATTTTATTTCAAGTTTCCTTAGACAGGTACAGGTCCACAATAGCTACACATTAAATACATCATGCTTTGTTCATTTTGGTCGCAAGATCAGTGCTCTTGGAGAGAAGGCTGACATGGGAAGGCCCATAGCTTGGTGAGACACAAGCACCGCTGCAGTTGTCAGagtgctgcagcctggaggagcgtGCACAGGACTGAGCAGGCGTGCCAGCAAAACTGCATGTGGGACCTGAAGAGCTGGAAAGAACACCACCAGAGGCAATGAAGACCCATACCTCCCTGATTTCAAAGACAGCAGGATGTCCAGTGTGGAGGACAATGAATGGCAAAACATCACACATCAAAACATGCACCTGTGAGCGAGACACTGCATACAGTAATGGCAGCAGAGAAATCCTTTGTGGATAACCACACACAGCCAGGGAAATAAGGCACCTCTAGCAGCCATGCTTTGAAATATTACTGACAAAATGGGAAAAGATCATCAGCTTTACCTTATTTTTAGCACACACTAAATACTGAGATAAAACTTCCATCAAGCTCGAGAGCCTGGCTATGTGAGAGGGAAGGGCAGATAATTTCAATCTTTTTTACTGATATCTGTGCCACAACAATTAACATTgctctctcctgccctgcccctcctATTTGCTGCCCTGCTTTCTTCACCTTTCAACCAGCTGACTGGTGCAGCTGACTCAGCAAAGCCACTTTTACCCTGTCTTCTTCTAAAACAAAAGACACAAAATATCCCCAGGCAAAGGTTTCTCCCAATATTTCTTTCATTTGTTCCTTCTGTGCCTTCTGTCTTCAGGCTTCCTTAAAAATGTGATTCCTATTTCTGTCACAGCGTCCCCCTTCAGCCTGTCCTGGAGGAAGGAAACTTCTGCTGCTAAGTGAACCTGGAAAGAATCAGGTCTGATTAGTTAAGCAAAAAAATACCCGGTTTTCCACCCTCCTAATgagcttttttctctctctcttaccACAAGAGGACCCCCTTTCCCAGATTTCATAGGAAACTGGGATTTCATAGAAAATTTCTAAATTGTTTTAAAATAGCTTTCCCAACTAAGCTAATACAAAGGAAGTTTATTGACACTTGAATTTATATAGCACATTACCCTTCTCCCCAGTGCTTTGCTTTCTTCTGAGACCCTAAATTACATACTTAATGATTTTGTGATCACAGAATTTCCTAGTCTTGTAATAAGAGTTATGATATAATACTTTTGTTACCTAGTCTTGTATCAGATGCTCTGATTCTGAGACTGATGTATGTACATAACACCACAGGGTTAAGTTTTTTGTCTCTTGAAATATAAGATCTATGCCGAATTCGATGCTGACAAAAAACATAAAGCAGCCCAAAAGTAATCTCCCCGAAGAAGCTCTACAGGTCAGAAATTTTCAAATTGtgctctttatttatttctttgcaAAAGCTTAAACTTAAGAACAAAATTTGGATTGCCATCTGATACACTTCTGATGCTTTGGTTTTAACATTATGCTCATCCACACTTTGTTCTCCCTTTCAGCAAGTACCACAGTAACCTGAGACTATTATTTATCTTGAGGTATTTGGAAAGAATCTGGAATGACTATTACTGGCTACAGCTGTGCAGGGAAGTGTGATAGGGTCCAGGAGCAGTGGAGGAACCCCACATGCCCCTCTGTCCCTCCACTTTAAGTGTTACCTGTCTTCCTGATCCCACCTGGCTTCTGCACCCAAGTCAGCCACTGAACAGACTGaagagccaggcagggacagtgtGGAGGTGAGATAATCCAATGTGCTTCTCTACCTCAGGATCCAGGATCAGCCTTGTCCTCTTTTATCTAGATATAGACATTTAACCTGAGACGTTAAACAATACTGTATTTCCTACTATTATCTGAACAAGTGATTTTGTTTTCCTGTGCTTCTGTGAACTAACAAAGAATGGAGAAAACAGATGTGCACTTCTTTACCATTTCCAAGGCACCTCGAATCACCCCACAGAGGAGGTTACAATAGCAGAGTGACGCTCGTTCCGCTGGCAGCTCCTCCACAAAATCCACCAGTGGGTTTTTGTCCAGGATTAAGGAGAATTCATTCCCTGTGACACTATTGCAGGTCACACTAGGGGTGACCCCAAGATACATTTTGAAAGCAACCTGCAAAAGAATGAAATTCTGCTGCTTAAATGTGTTGCGTGCAAACCAGAGGTGAAAATTTAGAAAGAAGCATCCTGCAGACCAATTTCACCCCAGGAAATAAGGGGGGAGAGCCAGACAGGCTAGAAATCAAAGCACATTTGTCTCTTCTGTGATCAGCTTGAGCCAGCAATGCTAATCTAGAGCTGTGTGATGCCCCAGGAAAACACAACAGAGAGCTGCTCTTCTTTGAAGTTCCTACATTTACAACTCCACACAAAGTGGTTTTACTGTTATCACTCATCTGCTTTCAGTCGTGTCATACTCCCTTGGGACCATTAGCATCTATATTAGGTCATTCACTACCTCACCAGCAACTTTTATAATCACAGCTCAAGATCTCCCACAACTCTGATCTCTCCATCTGCAGTCACTTCAAAGAACAAACAGCCCACCGAAAACAAGGCTCCCAAGACTGCAGACTTGGTCACACAGAGCACTGCCTGCTGTCTTCCCGCGCCGGGGGGATGCTGCTGCGGATGTGCCACATCTGGCGTGCCAGCGCTCCGCAGCGGTGACATCACGGCGCTGTCTCGGCAGGGCGGGGAGAGCCGGGCGCGCCTCCTCGGGCAGCTCTGCCCCGCCGCACGCCGCTGCCGACCGAGAGAGCCGGCCCGGCTCTCGCCTCCCCAGTGAGTACCAGGGATGGATGCGTTCCAAACAATCCTGAAGTTCTTTATGAACCGGAAAACCGCCATAGGTTACAGTTTTATGGCGCTGCTGACAATGGGAGGTGAACGTGTGTTTTCTCTTGTTGCTTTCAGATGCCCTTGCAGCAACGAAAACTTCAGGTACGGTTTGGTATTTCTCTTCTCGCCTGCTCTTGTTTTGCTGGTTATTGGATACTTCTTGAACAGCAAGACCTGGAAACTCTTTACAGGCTGCTGGGTGAATCCCAGGAAAATATTCCCCAGAGGGAATATCTGCCATTTCTTTTACGTCTTTGGACAAATCACTTTAAATGCTCTGGTAGCCCCAGTGATGTGGCTGTCCGTGGCTTTGCTCAACGGGACTTTTTACGAATGTGCCATGAGTGGCTTGAAAAATCCTGCCTACTTACAAGCAGTTTGCCACAGCAAATCGGAGAGCTGCTTTGAAGAGCTACACAAGGTAGCCTGTGACAaaagctccctgcccttttcagAGAGTGATGAACTGAAAAG comes from Melospiza melodia melodia isolate bMelMel2 chromosome 3, bMelMel2.pri, whole genome shotgun sequence and encodes:
- the CALHM5 gene encoding calcium homeostasis modulator protein 5; its protein translation is MDAFQTILKFFMNRKTAIGYSFMALLTMGGERVFSLVAFRCPCSNENFRYGLVFLFSPALVLLVIGYFLNSKTWKLFTGCWVNPRKIFPRGNICHFFYVFGQITLNALVAPVMWLSVALLNGTFYECAMSGLKNPAYLQAVCHSKSESCFEELHKVACDKSSLPFSESDELKRTLQAQSQILGWCVIVTAALLSLLTTCCASCQSKVSHLQLMFWRVYEGTEKEQLEQIFQLYATKLSERNLKCFFENKEPEPISLPAFQAWEDASQLHSFSSSKQHYSTIHKLVEEGQKGTSEERETMLDLADRREVP